Part of the Tepiditoga spiralis genome, TATAGAAAAATATAGAAAAAAAGAAAGTTTTCTGAGAACTATATTAAAAAGACCAGATTTATTTTTAAAAAGAGATTTACAAAAAGAAGATAAAAAGATAATCGTAGAGATTATCAAGGAGTTGTATGAAAGTGCTCAATAAGCTTTATGTAGCTTTAATTCATTATCCAATAGTTGGAAAAGATGATAGTATAATATCTACAGCAGTTACAAATCTTGATATACATGATATTTCAAGGAGTTGTAGGACATATAATATAAAAAAATTTTTTATGGTATCAAATCTTTCTGCACAAAGAGAAATTGTTAAAAGAGTTTTTAGATATTGGAAAGAAGGTTTTGGTAAAAAACACAATCCAAACAGAAATGATGCTCTTTCAATAGCAGAAATAAGAAAATATCTTGAAGATGTTATTGAAGAAATAACAGAGATAGAGGGAAAAAGACCAAAATTGGTTTTTACTTCAGCAAAGCCTCGTGAAAAAGAAATATCTTTTGATGAGATGAAAAAAGTTATAAGAGAAGAAACTGCTCCAATTTTAATTCTTTACGGAACAGGTTGGGGAATGCCTGAAGAAATAAGAGAGATATGTGATTATGATTTAGATCCTATAAGAGGTAAAGCTGAATTTAATCATCTGTCTGTTAGAGCTGCAGTAGCTATTTCTTTGGATAGGTTAATTGGTGAAGAAACAATATAAAAAAATAAATCGCGTACAGGAGGGATTAACATGGACGCTTTAGTTAGAGCGATCGAAAAAAATTATATGAGGGACGACCTTCCAACATTTAGACCAGGAGATACTGTAAAAGTATATGCAAAGGTTATAGAAGGTGGAAGAGAAAGAATTCAAGCTTACGAAGGTATTGTTTTACAAATTAGAGGAGCTGGAATGGGTAAAACTTTTACAGTAAGAAGAATTGGTGCAGATGGAATAGGTGTTGAAAGAGTATTCCCAATGCATTCACCTGTAATTGATAAAGTAGAAGTTACAAGAAAAGGTAAAGTAAGAAGAGCTAAGATTTACTATATAAGAAAAATCAGAGGTAAAATTAAGATTAAACAAAGAAGAGACTAATATAAAAAAAGTTTCTGCAGTCTCTGCAGAAACTTTTTTTTGGTGTTATATTAATTATAGTTGGAATAGGAGGGATTAAATGAAAGAAAATATTGAAAAAAAGATTAAACATGAAACGCTTGATTGGTTAAGTGCAATAATATATGCTGTTATTTTTGGTACAATAATTAGATTATTTGTTTTTGAAACGATGATGGTCCCAACAGTATCAATGGTTCCGACTATTGAAGTTGGAGATAGAATGTTTATAGAAAAAGTAACTTATAATTATACAAAGCCAAAAAGAGGAGATATTATTTCTTTTTGGACCCCTTTTATAGATAAATCATCTCAAAAAAAATTAAGAGCTTTTGATAAATTTATGGATTTTTTTGCTCCAAAAGAATTTAATGGTCATGTGAAATATGTTAAGAGGCTTGTAGGATTACCAGGAGATACTATAAGACTCGTTCCAGTAAAAGAATCGTTTTGGAAAGATTTAGAAAGTGGAAATTTAAAAGAAGTACCTCCATGGTTAGATTTTATAATTAAGTATTATGGAGAAATTAAGTATGTTCCAGATTTAATAAAATCTAAAGTTTCACAACTCGAAGTAAATGGTAAAATCCCTAAAGGATTTGAAAATAGATATTACTTAATAAATGCTATTTTTGAAAATGAAAATTTTTATAAGTACTTAGCTTATCCAGAAAAATTGAAAGAAGAAATATATTCTTCAAACGTATACTTTTTTTATAAAGGGAATTTTGATAATAAACTATATATAGGAAAGTTAAATATAAACTTTTATAAACAACAAAATAATGATAATGATTATACGACTTGGTATGAAAAATTAATTAAAAATGTAGATTTATCTAAAGCTATATTTAGAGATAAAGATAATTATATAAATATAAAAATTCCAAAAGGATACTGTTTTTTTATGGGAGACAATACATTAGAAAGCTATGATAGTAGATTTTTTGGATTAGTTCCAGAAAAAAATATAATAGGAACTCCATTTTTGAGAATTTGGCCAATGAAAAGATTTGGTACAATAAAATAAAAAACCGCCTAACGGCGGTTTGTGGCGGAGACGGCGAGACTCGAACTCGCACGAGGGGTTACCTCATCGGTTTTCAAGACCGACGCCTTACCAATTAGACTACGTCTCCAACTACGAAAATATTCTATCATAAAGGTGGGCTTTTGTCAATGATTTTAAATAAAAATAATGTAAATTTTTTGCAAAGTTATGATATTCCTAAAGAAAAACAAGAAAAACTTATTGAATATACTAAAATGTTGATTGAATATAAATCAAATTTAACTTCAATAAAAGATATAAATAAAGCCTTTGAATACCATATAATAGACTCTCTTACACCATTTTTAAAAATAACTTTAAATGGGAAAAGATTTGTTGATGTTGGAACTGGAGGAGGCGTTCCTGGAATTCCACTTGCAATATGTTATCCTGATATAAACTTTTTTTTGGTTGAATCAATAAAGAAAAAAACAAATGCTTTAAAAATATTTAAAGATGTTTTGAATTTAGATAATGTGTTTATATTTAATTCTAGAATAGAAGAGTTTGCAAATAATCATAAAGATGAATTTGATTATGGAACTTGTAGAGCACTTGCAAGGGCTGATGTGGCTTTAGAATATACCGTACCTCTTATAAAAAAATTTGGTAAAGTATTTTTATATAAAGGACCAGCTTTTAAAGAAGAGGAAAAGTTATTTGCAGATAAAGCTTCTCAAATTTTAAAAGTTATTCAAAAAAAAATTATAGAGTATAGTTTATCAGATAAAAAAAGATTTTTAATAGAATATGAAAAATATGATGAAACGCCTAATAAATATCCAAGGAAAACAGGGATACCTTTAAAAAGACCTTTGGGAGGTAAGATATGATAAGGTTAATTGTTGATGATTACCACAATGGTATTTGGAATATGGCATGCGATTTAGCAATAGCAAATAATGTTGGAAATAAAAAAAGTCCAACAACAATACGTTTGTATGGATGGTCTTCTCCAACTTTATCTTTGGGAAAACATCAAAAAACAAATAATATAAACTTTGAATACTTAAAAGAGAAGAATATAGAAGTTGTTAAAAGACCAACTGGGGGTAGAGCAGTTTTACATGATGATGAAATAACTTATTCATTCTCTGCATCATCAAAAAATATAAAATTACCAAGTACAGTTCTTGGAAGTTATAAAATTATTTCAAAAGCTCTTATAGAATCATTGAATTTATTAAATATAAGTTGTGATGTTGAAAGTAAGAAAAAAAATACATTATCAAAAGATATATGTTATGATGCTTCATCTATGTATGAGGTTACTATAAAAGGAAAAAAATTTATTGGAAGTGCACAGTATAGAAATGAAAAATTTATTCTTCAACATGGTTCTATTCCACAAAAATTTAATTATATTGACTATGTTAATAGTTTTAATTTGAAAAATAAAGAAAAAATGATAGAACATTTAAAAAATAATGTTATAGACATATATACTGTATTAAATAAAAAGATTTCTTTAAAAGAATTAGAAGAAACATTTAAAGTTGGCTTTGAAAAAATTTTTGAAGAAGAAATAGTTTTAGATACATTATCTAATGAAGAAGTAAATATGATTGATGATTATTGCCAAAAATATGAAAAAATAATTTAAAAGATAGTAAAAAATGAGAAGCTTTGGCTTCTCATTTTTTACTAAGAATATAGTTTTTTATTAAATATTTTTTGATAAATATTTTTCAACTTCTATTTCGAGTTCTTTTATAGTATAAACTACTGGAGGAGTTATTCCATTGAAATGTGGAGATGCATATTCTATAGTATAAGCTCCAGTGTTTATGAAGTAAACAATATCTCCGTAATCTATATCTACTGGCAGTTCAACTTCGTCATATATAGTATCAACACTATCGCAGCTTGGTCCTGCAAGTGTCATAATCATTTTTTCATGATTTTCTTTTTTGTCAACTACAACTTCGTATCTAAAGTTTTCAATAGTTTCCATAAGTCCGTGAAATACTCCAACATCTAAATAAACCCAACTTTTTGTTCCTTTTCTTGAACGTAAAAGAACTCTTGATGCCATAATTCCAGCATTTCCAACCATTGATCTTCCAGGTTCTGTAAAAACTCTAAGTCCATCAACCCAACCTAAATATTCTTTTATTGATTCGTTTATTACTTCTCCAATTTCTTCAACTTCTGGAATAGGTTTTACATGTTGTACAGGCATTCCACCACCAAGGTTTAATAGTTTTAAATAAATTCCTTTTTCAGCTAATTTTTCAAAAACTTCACTTGCGTTTAATATTGCTTCTTTCCATTTATGTTTGTTGTATGATTGTGATCCAACATGGAATGAAACTCCGTAAGGGATTAATTCTTTTCTATAAGCATATTCAAGAATACTTATTACATGATCAACATCTGTTCCAAATTTGTTTGAAAGAGGCCAATCGGCATCGTTAGAACTCGTTTCTATTCTTCCATATACTTTAGCTCCAGGAGCATTTTTTGAAATTTTTTCAACTTCCATTTCTGAATCAACTGCAAATAATTCAATACCATTTTCCCATGCAAATTTTATGTCTTTTTCCTTTTTTATTGTGTTTCCAAAACTTATTTTTTTAGGATCAACTCCAATTGATAAAAGCTTTTTTATTTCTCCAATTGATGCTGCATCAAAAGAACTTCCTTTATTATTTAAAAGTTCTAGAATTTCATTGTGTGAATTAGCTTTAACCGCATAATATATTTCAACATTACTTATTGATTTTTTTAATCTATCATAATTTTTATCTACATAGCTAAGATCTAAAACAAGAAAAGGAGTATCCAAAATATTTGCTGCTTTTCTTATTAATTCATTGAGTTTCAAAATCCGACACCTCCAAATTTAGATTTGTTTTTTCGCTTTATATTAAATAATTTTTAGGTAACATAATATAGTTCAATGCGTTAAAGTTATACTCAAATAATGTAAACTTTAGTGTGCATTTTGGGAGTAAAAATCGAACTATAAAAAATAAATTTTTTACTAATAAATGAGAATGATGTGTTATAATATTTATATGAAGTAAGAATAAGGAGGTAATAAAATGTCTGATATTTCAACAATTATAATGGATGGTTTTACAAATGAACAAACTTTAAAAATAATGAGAGCTATTAAAAGTTTAGAAGGAATGCCAGAAATTATTTTTGCAACTGTTACGGAAACTAGTAAAAAATGGACTGTAGAAGAATTAATTAAAGAATTAAATTTAGAACATGAAGAGATGAAAAAATATAAAGAAAACAAAAAATAATTCTTTTCTAAATTGTTACAAGTTTATTTACAAAATAAAAAAATAAACATTGATGATACAATAAAAAAATGTTATAATATTCGTAAATGAATATTTTTGGAGGTGTACTGATGAAATTATCTTCTAAGTTGCTATTAGTAGTTCTTTCTTTTGCTTTGATTCCTCTTTTTTTAGTTTGGGGAATAAGTTATAATATGTCAAAAAATGCACTTGTAACTCAGACACACAGTAGCATAGATACTATAGCAAGTAATTTTTCTGAAAAAGTAACAAATTATTATGAAAGCTTTTCTAAAACAATAGACAGTATGGCTAAGTTAGATTTTTTATCTTCTATGGTTAAATCAATGTCAAGACAATTTGATGAATATGAAAATCCTACACCATTTTTTAGAAAAGCTTATGTTGAATTAAATACCAATCCTAAGGATCCTTCTAAAATGTTAAGATTAAATGATGATTTACAAAATAAATTAGAAGAAGAATTTGGTGATGATGCTTATGGAATTTTTGATTATGATTTATTCCATGGTCAAA contains:
- a CDS encoding DUF3783 domain-containing protein → MSDISTIIMDGFTNEQTLKIMRAIKSLEGMPEIIFATVTETSKKWTVEELIKELNLEHEEMKKYKENKK
- a CDS encoding lipoate--protein ligase family protein, which produces MIRLIVDDYHNGIWNMACDLAIANNVGNKKSPTTIRLYGWSSPTLSLGKHQKTNNINFEYLKEKNIEVVKRPTGGRAVLHDDEITYSFSASSKNIKLPSTVLGSYKIISKALIESLNLLNISCDVESKKKNTLSKDICYDASSMYEVTIKGKKFIGSAQYRNEKFILQHGSIPQKFNYIDYVNSFNLKNKEKMIEHLKNNVIDIYTVLNKKISLKELEETFKVGFEKIFEEEIVLDTLSNEEVNMIDDYCQKYEKII
- a CDS encoding RNA methyltransferase, giving the protein MLNKLYVALIHYPIVGKDDSIISTAVTNLDIHDISRSCRTYNIKKFFMVSNLSAQREIVKRVFRYWKEGFGKKHNPNRNDALSIAEIRKYLEDVIEEITEIEGKRPKLVFTSAKPREKEISFDEMKKVIREETAPILILYGTGWGMPEEIREICDYDLDPIRGKAEFNHLSVRAAVAISLDRLIGEETI
- a CDS encoding type III PLP-dependent enzyme, which gives rise to MKLNELIRKAANILDTPFLVLDLSYVDKNYDRLKKSISNVEIYYAVKANSHNEILELLNNKGSSFDAASIGEIKKLLSIGVDPKKISFGNTIKKEKDIKFAWENGIELFAVDSEMEVEKISKNAPGAKVYGRIETSSNDADWPLSNKFGTDVDHVISILEYAYRKELIPYGVSFHVGSQSYNKHKWKEAILNASEVFEKLAEKGIYLKLLNLGGGMPVQHVKPIPEVEEIGEVINESIKEYLGWVDGLRVFTEPGRSMVGNAGIMASRVLLRSRKGTKSWVYLDVGVFHGLMETIENFRYEVVVDKKENHEKMIMTLAGPSCDSVDTIYDEVELPVDIDYGDIVYFINTGAYTIEYASPHFNGITPPVVYTIKELEIEVEKYLSKNI
- the lepB gene encoding signal peptidase I: MKENIEKKIKHETLDWLSAIIYAVIFGTIIRLFVFETMMVPTVSMVPTIEVGDRMFIEKVTYNYTKPKRGDIISFWTPFIDKSSQKKLRAFDKFMDFFAPKEFNGHVKYVKRLVGLPGDTIRLVPVKESFWKDLESGNLKEVPPWLDFIIKYYGEIKYVPDLIKSKVSQLEVNGKIPKGFENRYYLINAIFENENFYKYLAYPEKLKEEIYSSNVYFFYKGNFDNKLYIGKLNINFYKQQNNDNDYTTWYEKLIKNVDLSKAIFRDKDNYINIKIPKGYCFFMGDNTLESYDSRFFGLVPEKNIIGTPFLRIWPMKRFGTIK
- the rsmG gene encoding 16S rRNA (guanine(527)-N(7))-methyltransferase RsmG, which gives rise to MILNKNNVNFLQSYDIPKEKQEKLIEYTKMLIEYKSNLTSIKDINKAFEYHIIDSLTPFLKITLNGKRFVDVGTGGGVPGIPLAICYPDINFFLVESIKKKTNALKIFKDVLNLDNVFIFNSRIEEFANNHKDEFDYGTCRALARADVALEYTVPLIKKFGKVFLYKGPAFKEEEKLFADKASQILKVIQKKIIEYSLSDKKRFLIEYEKYDETPNKYPRKTGIPLKRPLGGKI
- the rplS gene encoding 50S ribosomal protein L19, which encodes MDALVRAIEKNYMRDDLPTFRPGDTVKVYAKVIEGGRERIQAYEGIVLQIRGAGMGKTFTVRRIGADGIGVERVFPMHSPVIDKVEVTRKGKVRRAKIYYIRKIRGKIKIKQRRD